Within uncultured Methanoregula sp., the genomic segment ACCCGGCCGGCAGGTCTCTGCCGATGACCCAGATGTGGCCTTCATGGGTGACGAGCGCCGCTGTACCGTTATTGGTTGCAATCGTTATGAAATTTTGAGCATTGATGTTGTTGATCGCAGAACGGAGCCGATCCTGATCCCCGGGGTCCCCGGCTAGAGAGATACCACCATTAGCAGAGAGACCAACGCTGTAATTCCCGGCTACGACAATTTGTTTGTACGTCCGGTCTTTCGGCAGATCCAGCTGGTGGTGGGAGTTATCACCCCACCCGAAGAACGTGCCGTTTGTCCGGAGGGCAAAGCCATGGTTATAGTTCGAACTGATCATCTGCCACCCGGCGTCCGTGGGGAAGTTTTCCGGTATCAGGGTATCCCCGAGGCGATGCATACCGAGGTGGGTCTCGCCATCGGATTTCCGGTAAATGACCGGAAACGCGCTGTACGGGTGGACCATGAACGGCGATATCGCGGTAAAGTATATGGGATCGGTCAGGGACCGGGGGACTTTCTGCATTCGTACCGGGGTCTTAGTAAGATCGGTGTCCGGGGTCACGCCATTTTTCTCAGTACAGGTCATGTCCCAGAGTTCACCCTTGGAATTAATGGCCGCATTATTGGTCACCAGGACCCAGTCATTCCCCTTGAAATAGTTCGGTTGACACAGTTCATCCGTAAATGTATCGATCGACCCATCCCACCGGATCGCAGAACCACTGCCCAGGGAATTGTAATCCATTCCTGCAGGTCCTTTTAGGATCCGAGCTGTGTTCCCGAAGATGTCGATGTTGGACTCTTTTACCGAAACACTTTCCGCAGCCATACCCTCAGTGCTCACTCCGGTATTGGCGGGAACCGTCAGTGGATCTCCGGCATTTTCAACATGAGCAGTTGGCGAGGCCGGGTCGGATGGTGCATTGTTGCTGTCAGTATCAGCGGCCCGGGTTTCCGTAGAATTTACCTTGCTCTCTGGATTGTCACCCGTCTGGTTCTCAAGGACAGTATCCGCCAGGGCTTCCCTGGCAGAACTATTCTGGCCGTCAACCGCACTGCACGGGATTGCGATGAGGGCGAGGACCATCAGGACCAATCCAAAAAATCCGCAGGTTTTCAATAAACCCGGTGCCATCACGGTTTGTGTTCTTTCTCGTTGTCGTTCTGAATTCGGATTCAGTGTAATCACCTTATGAGGAAGTAGGATGCTGCCGGCAATGTGATCCAAAAAATCTGGTATGGCATCACAAGAAAGTTCAGGAATTCTGCATGAATCTCCGGAAATCCCAGCATTCGTAAAAATCAAACCGGGAACGGATAAGCGCGGCGATGAGTGAAAACTATTTTGCACTTATATTCCGTGGATTTTATATATTGATAATCACCGGAGATTATCGCAGGAGTTCGTGAAAAACGGCTGCGGTTCCTTCTCCAGCCAGCACCTGTTTTTCTTCTTATCCGGTTCCCTCATTTTTCCAAAGCATCCCCCCGTAAAAAACGGCCTTCATATTCGCGTTTTTTTCGCGTTTTTCATATCCAATAAGGAAAAGTACGCACCGAAATTATCCTCGATTCTATGCACGATAAGGGCCAAAAGACGAGGTGTATTTCAGCCGAATTTCGACAAAATGGGCGATATTCTGGCTTATTTTCCACAGGAACCCAATCGGGACAATTATAGGGATTTTCCCGGAGGGTCCGGATTACCGGGAACACAAACGGAGCCCTGTAAGGGCCCGGATTGGCCTGGGTGGGATATGACCATGTCACCCCCGCTCTCCGTCGGAGACTCCATGGCCGGAAACGTGTCCCGCCACAAAAAAGCGTGTCAGATACCATGTTAATATGGGCGAGTTAGGGCGGGGGGTGAGATTGTCGGTGGAGGGGCGTAGGAACCGGCGGGAACGATTCGCCGGAGCGAGGAAATCCTACCCCCCCTTGACGGGATGCCATATACAAATTAACCGGCAATACCGAAGATTAAGTATTCCAGAGATTTTTTTACGGTGCTGAAGGATTAATTTGCCTTTTTCTCTCCGAAAGAAATTATCAATGAATGAGTCCCTGAAACTTCTTCACTACCTGTGAACACAAACGTGATAGAGCCGGTCTCAGTGACCGTGAAGTCTATTTGTGTTTTGGCTGATTTAAATTTCAGACTTGGAGTACGGACACTTGCTTCTTTGATAACATTTTTTATGTACTGGATAGATTTTGAAATATCTGGAGCAAATTCGCTCTCAAATTTCTCCTCTTTTGGTTCAAAAACAATATGTGTTTCAGTTATATGGTTTACTTTTCCTACAATTTTCCCTGAAATTTTACTTAGGATCGGAATCGAAAAATCAATCCCCGCACTACCAGAGGAATTTATTTTCAGTACAATCTCAACAGAATTAATGGGAACCGGAGTTTCCTTATTTGCCAGCTCAATTGCTTTCTGAATCTCATCAAGCACATCATCGATTAATACCGCGGTTTCATCAAGGACTAGCTTTGGCATAAATTCCAATCATTGTTAAAATATAAAAAAATATTTAATATATTTTTATGGATATGGATCATTTGCTGCTGCTTTTCGGTGTGAGATTTTTTTGAAATGAATCGGTGGTGATGAAACACGTATGATGAGGCATTCCCACGATGGATCATTTACCGGGAAATCTTTTGCAGAAAATTTGCACGACGCGAATCCGGTGAAGTGGCCACGCAAGAAACGCTTGGAGGGCCTGCCCCCCTACCCCCCCTGCCAAACATTTTCAGCCAGGGGGGTACCCCCCCACCCTGATCAAAGTGACTGGGGGGTCACCCCCCCCTTCGGATCCGGGAAATCCCGCGACCAACTCATTTCTGATAACCCTGCTCTCCGCAGTCCAACCGGCGATAATTCCACGCGAAGCGCCGGGCCCTCGCGTGAAAATTCCGGGGCGCTACTTACCTTTGAGGAGGGGGGGTGAGGGGGTACTCCCCCCTCCATGATCAATGTGACCAGGGGGGTACCCCCCCCACCGCGATCCGATCGACCGGGGGGTCGGGGGGGTGCTTGCCGGGAAATTCTGCTGGGGGAGGAATCGTTATTGTGCCTGCGCTGGTGCTGTCCGGTTGGACTGAGGATGGGGCGTTGCTCATGGCGGGATGATAGGCTAAGGCGGGATTGGACGAGCGAAGATTATTGAAAGTAATTACAAGCGGGAAAAGCAATTTCAAACTTGATTTAATTTATTAAAACAAGATGTTTCGAAATTCTCTTATATCTCACAAGAGATATTACCAAATCTAAAACGGGAATGATGAAAATACAATGGAACAAAAAATTAATGATGAAACACGCTTGGATGGAAAAAAGAAATTAAAAGTTTTCATTAGTTATTGCCACGAGGATAATACCCCTGAAAAACCTAATATTACAGATTTTAAAAAACATTTAGCTCTCCTTAAAAATAATGGCTTGATCGAAGAGTGGTATGACAGATATTTGTTGGGTGGAGACGACTTTCGAAAAATTATCGGTCAAAATTTGGAGAAAGCAGATATTGTCTGTTTGTTCATATCGGCGAATTTCCTCGCCTCAACAGAATGTATGAATGAAAAACGGAAAGCCTTCGCATTAAGAAAATTAAAAGGAATTCCCGTTATCCCTATTATTTTATCCTCTTGCGAATGGCTTGATGATCCTGAAATTACTCAGGTTCTCGCTTATCCTGACGATGGTAAGCCCATCACTTCTTTTCCCGATAAAAATGATGGATGGTATAAAATCTATCTTGGGATGAAAGAGATAGTCGAAAGAGAACAAAAAATTAAGGAATTATCAATAAACGAACAGTTTGGATTATTATTTTTATTTGATACTGAACTTTTATCAAAAGCGCATTCACAAAAAACTTCGGTTTCTCTGAAGGATATCTACATTGAGACAGAATTGGAGAAATTTGATATTTCAAAAAGAAATACATCGACGATAAAAACCGATGAATTACTTGATAATCTTCTTTCAGAGAAAAGAATAATTATTGCTGGAGAAGACCAATCCGGTAAAACAACGCTTTGTAAAAGGTTGTTTTGTGATCTTCGAAGATCAAATTTTATTCCGGTATATATTTCTGGTGAAGAACTTAATTCGCCAGGGAAGATAGATAATTTTATAATTAAATCAATTCACCGACAATATGATAACTTCAATGAACGTGCAATCAATCTCGATCGAGTTGTTCCAATTGTCGATGATTTTCATCATTCTAAAAATAAAGAAAAACGAATCAAAGACTTATTAAAATATCCCTTGTGTGTTATTATTATCGATGAAATTTTTGGCTTAAATGTCACAGATGAAAATCTAATTTCTTCATTTATTACCTTTAAAATTAATGAGCTTAAACCATCACTTCGGACACAATTGATAAAAAGATGGCTGACTTTGAATGATAATGAACCGGACATTGATAATTATAAAGAGATTGACAAAAAAGTTGATCTGATCAATGCAACATTAGGGAGAAATATTGGTAAAGGGTTAATCCCTGCTTACCCATTTTTTATCGTATCTGCATTGATCACGTATGAAGCATTCTCAATTTCTCTTGATCAGGATATAACTTCTCAAGGATATTGTTATCAAGCGTTTCTTGTTTATTACTTGAAAAAACAGGGTGTAAAAAGTGATGAACTTGATATCTATTTTAATTTCATGGGTGAATTTGCATCATTCATGTACAATAAAAAACAAAACCAGTTAAGTTACAACGATTTTTCCGTTTTCCTGAAAGAATATAATGTAAAATTTAATTTACCCATTAATACGGAAAAACTACTTAAAAATTTAGGTGACGTCATAATCAAAGATAGTTTGAATAATTATCTGTTCAAATATCCCTGTTTTTACTATTTTTTTGTTGGTAAAACTCTTTCAGAAAATTTAGATAAATCTAAGAACATCGAACAGATGAAAGAAATTTTAAATAATCTCCATAATCCCGATAACGCTTATATTGCTGTATTTTTAATTCACCATTCAAAGAATGTCCACATTTTTAATGAGATTGAGAAAATTTCAGCCTCCTTATTTAGTGAATATGAACCGGCGACGTTAACCAAGAGCGAGATGGGCTTTTTTGATAGTGAAATGCACAATGTCATTCGAGCATTGTTACCTCCGGACCATGAAACTGCTGAAATGCATAGAGATCAATTATCAAAAATTGAAGATGATTTAGAACAAAATCGTGATTTGGAAGTAACAGATGAACAAATTTTGGAAAACGAAAAATATCTATTAACTTTAAGAAAGGCCATGAAAACCGTTGAAGTTATGGGTTGTATTATTCGAAATCATGCCGGATCATTAGAGAAAGAGAGGCTTCAGAATATCTTTTTAGATGGAATGAATGTTCATTTACGAATTCTTACTTCACTCATTAATACTATAAAAAGTGACGAAGAAAAGCAAGTTATCATTGAATTTATCTCAAAAAGATTGAGTCAATTAGATGAAAGAAAAGATCCCAATCAAAAACTCAGTGAAGAAGAACGGAGAAAATTTGCTCAAATAATTTTTGGAAATATGGGTTTCATAATTGTGTATGGAAATATTGTGAAAATTATTCATTCTCTAGGATCTGATAAGTTAATCGATATTTCCAATCAGGTATGTGATCAAATTGAAAGCCCCGCAACAAGCTTAGTAAAATTTGGAATAATAATGAAATATCTAAAAAACATACCGATTGACGATCTCGATCGAAGAATCAATCAAAAAGATTTTTCATTAATTGCGAAAAGAGCTGCAGAAACGATGATAGTTACACATTGTTCGTTGCATAATGTTAGGGGTCGACAAAAACAGCAAATTAAAGATACATTCCACGTTGAAAGAGCAAAATTAAGTTAAATTCAGATTTTCTATTAAAATTAACCAAGATATTGTGTGAAAATATCTCCGAAAAAATTATTCCCCTTTCTCATCAATAATCGCAACAACTTTTTTACCGGTATCGGTTGTCCGGTAATACCGGTCCCTGTTTTCGGTCGGTGTAAGGCATTCCACGAGCCCGACTTTTTCCAGATCCTGAATTGTCCGGCTTACAGCGGCTCGTGCAACACCAATTGTCTTCGCAAGTTCTGTTGGCGTGTTTGGCCGGAGAAGACCCTTGAGCACTTTTCTTCTCACGCTCCCCCGCGTAACAAAACTTACGAGATTATACATTAAAAGAAAAAGGAAAATTACACGTATGTACATGTGTTCGACATGTGTAACAAATTATATCCCTTCATACGTCGATACTAATAGTGGTGCCTGGTGACCGTGAATCGTACAAATGTGATACAAAAAACCAGAAGTGACAACCCCCGACGATGATCACGTATCCCAATGGGGAAGTTCGTCGCCCCGCAGGGACTTCACCAGACACCGCACAGGGAACTAACGAGTACTGCCAAAATAAGCCCTGTACGGGCTCCGTTTACCATCTCCGGCAGAGTTTAGGTGTCTCATTCGGGAAAACGCATGTCTCTTTTTTCGGGAAACGCGCAAAATGCTGTCCGTT encodes:
- a CDS encoding TIR domain-containing protein — protein: MEQKINDETRLDGKKKLKVFISYCHEDNTPEKPNITDFKKHLALLKNNGLIEEWYDRYLLGGDDFRKIIGQNLEKADIVCLFISANFLASTECMNEKRKAFALRKLKGIPVIPIILSSCEWLDDPEITQVLAYPDDGKPITSFPDKNDGWYKIYLGMKEIVEREQKIKELSINEQFGLLFLFDTELLSKAHSQKTSVSLKDIYIETELEKFDISKRNTSTIKTDELLDNLLSEKRIIIAGEDQSGKTTLCKRLFCDLRRSNFIPVYISGEELNSPGKIDNFIIKSIHRQYDNFNERAINLDRVVPIVDDFHHSKNKEKRIKDLLKYPLCVIIIDEIFGLNVTDENLISSFITFKINELKPSLRTQLIKRWLTLNDNEPDIDNYKEIDKKVDLINATLGRNIGKGLIPAYPFFIVSALITYEAFSISLDQDITSQGYCYQAFLVYYLKKQGVKSDELDIYFNFMGEFASFMYNKKQNQLSYNDFSVFLKEYNVKFNLPINTEKLLKNLGDVIIKDSLNNYLFKYPCFYYFFVGKTLSENLDKSKNIEQMKEILNNLHNPDNAYIAVFLIHHSKNVHIFNEIEKISASLFSEYEPATLTKSEMGFFDSEMHNVIRALLPPDHETAEMHRDQLSKIEDDLEQNRDLEVTDEQILENEKYLLTLRKAMKTVEVMGCIIRNHAGSLEKERLQNIFLDGMNVHLRILTSLINTIKSDEEKQVIIEFISKRLSQLDERKDPNQKLSEEERRKFAQIIFGNMGFIIVYGNIVKIIHSLGSDKLIDISNQVCDQIESPATSLVKFGIIMKYLKNIPIDDLDRRINQKDFSLIAKRAAETMIVTHCSLHNVRGRQKQQIKDTFHVERAKLS
- a CDS encoding winged helix-turn-helix domain-containing protein, whose product is MRRKVLKGLLRPNTPTELAKTIGVARAAVSRTIQDLEKVGLVECLTPTENRDRYYRTTDTGKKVVAIIDEKGE